In Andrena cerasifolii isolate SP2316 chromosome 11, iyAndCera1_principal, whole genome shotgun sequence, the genomic stretch CTACAGTAGCGACTGCGTTGCATTATTTTAAGAGGTTCTATCTGAGGAACAGCGTCATGGACTATCATCCGAAAGAGATTTTAGTCACGTGCGTCTACTTGTCTTGCAAAGTAATTATACTTTGGCTTTCTTCATGGAACGCGCATGGTGTCCCATTCTTGTCACGGGGATTTATTTTAGGTAGAGGAATTCAATGTTTCCATATATCAGTTTGTCGCCAATATTAAAGGGGATAGGGAAAAGGCGTCCGATATTATACTTAACAACGAGTTGCTTCTTATGCAGCAGTTGAATTACAATTTAACAGTTCACAATCCGTTTAGACCTGTAGAGGGATTGATGATAGACATTAAGGTATATCGTCGAAGTCATTCTACCAGCGCTAAATCACTTTGCGGATAAAATCAACTGACACATTTTTAGACAAGATATAGTTCTTTGGAGAATCCAGAAAGGCTAAGGCCGTACATAGATGAATTTTTGGAAAGGGTTTTCTTAACGGACAGTGTTTTACTTTACGCTCCGAGCCAAGTTGCGCTAGCTGCAACATTGCATGCTGCATCCAGAGCTTCTGCTAATCTGGATAATTATGTGACCGATATATTGTTCTCAAAGGAACATTTGGGGTGTATAATTGAAGCAGTAAGAAGTAAATATACCATCTTTCTGCATATTGTACTTAAGATTATTTCTGGTAATGCGTCGTTACTAGaatgaaaaatatgtattatagaaATAAGGTCTATGGCTAAATGCGTAGAACCTCCTTCGAGGGAAGTGGTAAGGgctttggaaaagaaattggaaaaatgtagaaatcAGGAAAATAATCCTGACAGTGATATGTAAGTACACTGGGTAGCTGTACCTAGCGTTAAGTGTTGATGGTGTGGGTGATTTAGCGTTTAATTTTACTGGATTACGTACATTATGGGATTACAGCTATAAACAAAGAATGCAAGAAATGTTGGACGAAGAAGATTTGCAGGACAATGAGAAGTATGCTAAAATTATACAGGACCAAGCAGCCAATGATGAAAAGATATTAGGAGTCAGCAAAGTTCTGTCTCCATCTgcactttaataaatatttcatgtttcataaaaaaaaactgtgtaataaGTATCACTATACCCTGATTTTGTGCCATTCTACAggtaatatataatttattggaTTGTTTTTTATGGTAGTATGTAAGAAaggtttaaaatattatttctaagtAATCTTCGTATTATTCGGAGACGAAAATATATTTGTTCAGTTTCTCCATTAACAGCAGGGGATTcttgttgaaaaaattatataccaTGTATACTGTTTCTCGTCGTAATaaatgcaaatgaaaatattcgcacTGCTTCTGTCGCAATATTTAGGGCGATTTTTCTTCACGTAATATCAAACTTGATATTTAAATCGAATTCCATTGTCAATGGTTGGAAACACTGTCACATATAAATTACGATACAAAGTACTACAGCTAAAGCTTTCAAAAATATACTATATCACACGTGATCTCAATTTTTCGTGATTCAATCGTGTACCATCATTGATATTGACCACATAGACTCTTAGGTTTTACTTAATTCGAACACTACCCTTCCCCTTATACTTAAGAGTCCTGGTGCCTGAAGTCCAATCGCTGACTCAAATGATATGTCGGGTTGTTCGTGGGTATATTTTGAAAGATCGATGTCTGTTGGCCCATCGACAAGTTACTTGGCAATGGTTGGACCATGGGCAAGGCAGGGGGTATAGGGACTGTCGTTAAATGCTGTGGAAAGATCGGCGCTCCTGGTTGCGGTTGTCCCGGGTAGTTAAAGAACCTGCACAACAATCTTGCtcataaattaaaggaaacatTCGTGAGCGTAAAACAAAACGAGGTACTTACCATAAACGATCTCCCACAAAGATGGGTCGTGGTGCGGGAATCCCCAAACTGGAGTAATACTGTTGTGCCAGTAACTCCACATCGTTAGTGTACTTCCTTTTCCATTTAGTGCGCCTGTTTTGGAACCAAATTTTaatctgaaaattaaaaaacaaaggaTTTTAATCAGAAATGTAATGGTGGATGCCATTTGGCATGATATTATTGGGAATGTGGAGGATTTTGAGAAAAAGAATGATTGATTAGACCCGATAAGTCGTAGTACTTATAGGTATAAAATTTTAAGACAAACCTATCattaaatcaaaaaaaaatatgcccCGGGTGAGGATCGAACTCACGACCTTAAGATTATGAGACTTACGCGCTGCCTTCTGCGCTACCGAGGCGTTCGAGAAGTTCTCAAACGATGCTTCTCAATAGGAAGGGCTGCAAATTGttgttttcgaaaattatgtGCCAAGAACtgttaaaaatattgtatgttTCACCACCTTTTGCGTTGGACAATTTCCAAAATTCCGTTAAACCGTCGACAGTATTGAAAGAGGACTTAGTATAAAGAATGAAAATCGAATATATCATTTTGAACCACTATATTTCACGAAAAACAACGATGCATCGTCGACGATACATTCAAGAATGCCCCTCGGCAACGGGGTCGCCTCAAGCCTCCCTTGTTTAGGCCCCGTCACAGTCCCCAGATAGGATTTTGGTTTATGACACCTCCATGTGCCAGATCGAGCTTTCTCTTTTTTAAGACCCTCGTCGACGACCGTTTGAGAACACATCGAAAGACAGGCGAAATCCCATATTACCCTTACAGTATGGTAGATCACAAAGGAAGACGAATTCAACCGTTTCGCATGGAAGAGGATCAAACACGTCGCTTAAGCCTTAAACCGTCACAGAGAAAAGAAAACGAACACGTGATGGGACTTGAGGGAAAAAATGATGTCAGAATTTTCTGAGGGGAACGCGCGCGAACCGGATTCAGAGCATTGGAGCGGTAATATATCCTAATTAAAAAATCGACGCCTCTCCGGTCCGTCGCCTCGAAGCATCCGCCGTCCGGGACGTGTTCCGTTCTTATGGCACGCTGGAACGTAAGGAGGAATATGGAGGAAAGACCAAGAGAAGAAGGGGACCAGCCCGGAGCTGGCTCGTTAACTGCGAGAAATATTGTGACATTTATGTCTGCGGCACGACACGTCTCCTTCTTCCCTCTGATCCGTCGTCTGATCGTCCTCCCTTTTGCCATGATCGCGGGGATAATTATCTGCCTCGTTCGCGGTTGCCGCGCGATATTTCTACCGTTCTGGCAATTACTGCGGCCCGCAACAGTGCGAACGGGGGCGATTGCAACCAAACAGAACGCGAAATATCTGGGGCGTTACCGTAAATTAATTAGTTTAGAGCGTGGCAGCCCTCGAGCCAAGGCTCCCGGTACAAAGTAAACGGGAGAGAATTATGTAATCGGCTTAATCTACTTTACAACTTTGCGCAGTTAACACGAAGATCACGTAAATCTTCCCAGTTGAAATCTCGCGGCGCAACTGCCGGAGTAATATTAGAAACCGACGAAAACGTATAAAAACTGCGCGCAGAGGCATGCAACACGGGTGCGTAGCTGGTAGCGACAAAAAAGGATTGAATT encodes the following:
- the Cych gene encoding cyclin H, with translation MFPQSSQEKYWMFSDENDLTVLREKTNAEFIERHGANMTQEEREEYFLSHTEERTLLRFYELQLRDFCRRFSPPMPRATVATALHYFKRFYLRNSVMDYHPKEILVTCVYLSCKVEEFNVSIYQFVANIKGDREKASDIILNNELLLMQQLNYNLTVHNPFRPVEGLMIDIKTRYSSLENPERLRPYIDEFLERVFLTDSVLLYAPSQVALAATLHAASRASANLDNYVTDILFSKEHLGCIIEAVRKIRSMAKCVEPPSREVVRALEKKLEKCRNQENNPDSDIYKQRMQEMLDEEDLQDNEKYAKIIQDQAANDEKILGVSKVLSPSAL